A genomic region of Oryza glaberrima chromosome 1, OglaRS2, whole genome shotgun sequence contains the following coding sequences:
- the LOC127755001 gene encoding calcium-transporting ATPase 1, plasma membrane-type → MSFIRKKSMEFLKSFEVPAKNPSEEAQRRWRDAVGTLVKNRRRRFRMVPDLDKRSQAETQRRKIQEKLRVALFVQKAALQFIDAVRKTEHPLPELARQCGFSVSAEELASIVRGHDTKSLRFHNGVDGIARKVAVSLADGVKSDDAGLRAEVYGANQYTEKPPRTFWMFLWDASQDMTLLLLAFCAAVSVAIGLATEGWPSGMYDGVGIMLTILLVVMITAASDYKQSLQFRDLDKEKKKIDVQVTRDGYRQKVSIYDIVVGDIVHLSIGDQVPADGLFIDGYSFVVDESSLSGESEPVHVSTANRFLLGGTKVQDGSARMLVTAVGMRTEWGNLMETLSQGGEDETPLQVKLNGVATIIGKIGLAFAVLTFTVLMARFLLGKAGAPGGLLRWRMVDALAVLNFFAVAVTIIVVAVPEGLPLAVTLSLAFAMKKLMQERALVRHLSACETMGSASCICTDKTGTLTTNHMAVEKIWASGAAQTMSNAKGFDQLTSSMSETFAKVLLEGVFHCSGSEVVRGKDGRHTIMGTPTETAILEFGLAVEKRARIEHTGAGKLKVEPFNSVKKTMAVVIASPSAGGRPRAFLKGASEVVLSRCSLVLDGTGNVEKLTDAKAKRVASAIDAFACEALRTLCLAYQDVDGGGGDIPGEGYTLIAVFGIKDPLRPGVREAVATCHAAGINVRMVTGDNINTAKAIAKECGILTDDGIAIEGPEFRNKDPDQMREIIPKIQVMARSLPLDKHTLVTNLRGMFNEVVAVTGDGTNDAPALHEADIGLAMGIAGTEVAKENADVIIMDDNFSTIINVAKWGRSVYINIQKFVQFQLTVNVVALMVNFISASFTGSAPLTIVQLLWVNLIMDTLGALALATEPPNDAMMKRPPVGRGDNFITKVMWRNIVGQSIYQLVVLGVLLLRGKSLLQINGPQADSLLNTFVFNTFVFCQVFNEVNSREMEKINVFSGIFSSWIFSAVVGVTAGFQVIMVELLGTFANTVHLSGKLWLTSVLIGSVGLVIGAILKCIPVESGSDASDRHDGYRPIPTGPSAV, encoded by the exons GAGAAGCTTCGTGTTGCACTCTTCGTTCAGAAAGCTGCACTTCAGTTCATCGATG CCGTCCGCAAGACGGAGCACCCGTTGCCGGAGCTCGCCCGGCAATGCGGCTTCTCCGTCAGCGCCGAGGAGCTCGCCTCCATCGTGCGCGGCCACGACACCAAGAGCTTGAGATTCCACAATGGCGTCGACGGCATCGCCCGGAAGGTGGCCGTCTccctcgccgacggcgtcaagtccgacgacgccggcctccgcgccgaGGTGTACGGCGCCAACCAGTACACCGAGAAGCCGCCAAGAACGTTCTGGATGTTTCTGTGGGACGCCAGCCAGGACATGACGCTGTTGCTGCTCGCCTtctgcgccgccgtctccgtcgcCATCGGCCTCGCCACCGAGGGGTGGCCGAGCGGCATGTACGACGGCGTCGGCATCATGCTCaccatcctcctcgtcgtcatgATCACCGCGGCGAGCGACTACAAGCAGTCGCTGCAGTTCAGGGACCTGgacaaggagaagaagaagatcgacGTGCAGGTCACCCGCGACGGCTACCGGCAGAAGGTGTCCATCTACGACATCGTCGTCGGCGACATCGTGCATCTGTCCATCGGCGACCAGGTGCCGGCCGACGGGTTGTTCATTGATGGCTACTCGTTCGTCGTCGACGAGTCGAGCCTCTCCGGCGAGAGCGAGCCGGTGCACGTGTCGACGGCGAACCGGTTCTTGCTCGGAGGGACCAAGGTGCAGGACGGGTCGGCGAGGATGCTGGTGACGGCGGTGGGGATGCGGACGGAGTGGGGGAACCTGATGGAGACGCTGAGCcagggcggcgaggacgagaCGCCGCTGCAGGTGAAGCTCAACGGCGTGGCCACCATCATCGGCAAGATCGGGCTGGCGTTCGCGGTGCTCACGTTCACGGTGCTCATGGCGAGGTTCCTGCTCGGCAAGGCGGGCGCGCCGGGCGGGCTGCTGCGGTGGCGGATGGTGGACGCGCTCGCGGTGCTCAActtcttcgccgtcgccgtcaccatcATCGTCGTGGCCGTGCCGGAGGGGCTCCCGCTCGCCGTCACGCTCAGCCTCGCGTTCGCCATGAAGAAGCTGATGCAGGAGCGCGCGCTCGTGCGCCACCTCTCGGCGTGCGAGACGATGGGGTCGGCGAGCTGCATCTGCACGGACAAGACCGGCACGCTCACCACCAACCACATGGCCGTCGAGAAGATCTGGGCGTCCGGCGCCGCGCAGACGATGAGCAACGCCAAGGGATTCGACCAGCTCACCTCGTCGATGTCCGAGACCTTCGCCAAGGTGCTCCTCGAGGGCGTCTTCCATTGCTCCGGCTCCGAGGTCGTCCGTGGCAAGGACGGCAGGCACACCATCATGGGCACGCCCACCGAGACGGCCATCCTCGAGTTCGGGCTCGCGGTGGAGAAGCGCGCCAGGATCGAGCACACCGGCGCCGGGAAGCTCAAGGTGGAGCCGTTCAACTCggtgaagaagacgatggccgTGGTGATCGCGTCCCcgagcgccggcggccgcccccgCGCGTTCCTCAAGGGCGCCTCCGAGGTCGTCCTGAGCCGGTGCAGCCTCGTCCTCGACGGCACCGGGAACGTCGAGAAGCTCACGGACGCCAAGGCGAAGCGGGTGGCGAGCGCCATCGACGCGTTCGCGTGCGAGGCGCTGCGCACGCTCTGCCTCGCCTACcaggacgtcgacggcggcggcggcgacatcccCGGCGAAGGGTACACGCTCATCGCCGTGTTCGGCATCAAGGACCCGCTCCGCCCCGGCGTCCGGGAGGCCGTGGCGACGTGCCACGCCGCCGGCATCAACGTGCGCATGGTCACCGGCGACAACATCAACACAGCGAAGGCGATCGCCAAGGAGTGCGGCATCCTGACCGACGACGGCATCGCCATCGAAGGGCCCGAGTTCCGGAACAAGGATCCCGACCAGATGAGAGAGATCATACCCAAAATCCAG GTGATGGCGAGGTCGCTGCCATTGGACAAGCACACGCTGGTGACGAACCTGAGGGGCATGTTCAacgaggtggtggcggtgaccgGCGACGGCACCAACGACGCGCCGGCGCTGCACGAGGCGGACATCGGCCTCGCCATGGGCATCGCTGGAACAGAG GTTGCCAAGGAGAACGCTGATGTGATCATCATGGACGACAACTTCTCGACCATTATCAATGTGGCCAAATGGGGTCGCTCTGTCTACATCAACATCCAGAAGTTCGTGCAGTTCCAGCTCACCGTCAATGTGGTCGCCCTGATGGTGAACTTCATCTCTGCCTCCTTCACAG GGAGTGCGCCGCTGACGATTGTGCAGCTGCTGTGGGTGAACCTGATCATGGACACACTGggggcgctggcgctggcgacGGAGCCGCCGAACGACGCGATGATGAAGAGGCCGCCGGTGGGTCGCGGCGACAACTTCATCACCAAGGTGATGTGGAGGAACATCGTCGGGCAGAGCATCTACCAGCTGGTCGTgctcggcgtcctcctcctcagaGGGAAGAGCCTCCTCCAGATCAATGGCCCTCAAGCTGACAGCCTACTCAACACCTTCGTCTTCAACACCTTTGTCTTCTGCCAG gttttcaacgaggtgaaCAGCAGGGAGATGGAGAAGATAAACGTTTTCAGCGGCATCTTCAGCAGCTGGATCTTCTCGGCGGTGGTCGGCGTCACGGCGGGGTTCCAGGTGATCATGGTGGAGCTCCTTGGGACTTTCGCCAACACGGTGCATCTCAGCGGGAAGCTGTGGCTGACGAGCGTGCTGATCGGGTCGGTCGGCTTGGTCATCGGCGCCATCTTGAAGTGCATCCCGGTCGAATCCGGCAGCGACGCTTCTGATCGTCACGACGGATACCGGCCGATCCCCACCGGCCCGAGTGCGGTTTGA
- the LOC127755009 gene encoding uncharacterized protein LOC127755009 isoform X1, which translates to MHMMTSASGCAKLDYLSSQEPGDESQINAIDIVDRLLVEDDIETYQQISIDQTTRAKSASTLGSDIAQCLAKRARCSSPLKKAGNFDWVDTPTVDDCRTSIISMENTVDRANNQVDRANNQVKHGGCGSSTRAWPILECIDEDLGTNCLKKPEPFCGTDDLYQEYDIGPNTQMAAEAMEALFNASTVSYDVKENERPEDSVVKNMTKGTKVDKTCAVHSPIQKRKVNFLRHRSGVATEYKQIKVDDTVRENGESSVSHTNTSQTRKYTKQMAGKAKRNISSGITQRDIDHEVSEVITRSGTNDSNIPLSLDTDASIHPKRRRTYIFTSGSSKIEFIEAIKPTALRAKTTEVKQLSTANTVSVSDQDTTSGLRMSQHSSFADHEASAGSSYFNPLAETFTVGLEKQSIPEKKGHDSSMMPSVPLRELNGAGPQARTRTSETLKRVLKSPGSRELANLFRNEVSPVLQSSRRRRKHMSTVRVLLSQSMGNETLNDQTKILIHFGLSVATTISEATHFVAEKFARTRNMLEAIAMGIPVVTPAWLECCREARSFVDEKRYILRDIKKEKELGFSMPVSLSRACKKPLLEGRRVLITPNAKPSKELLKSLVVTAHGKVLERNAMSKMKNRSLMGAFVISCEQDYKICVPFIKNGFEVFESELVLNGIVTQKLEFERYRLFSG; encoded by the exons ATGCACATGATGACTTCTGCAAGCGGATGTGCAAAGTTGGATTACCTTAGTTCGCAGGAGCCTGGTGATGAATCACAGATCAACGCTATTGACATTGTGGATAGGCTGCTAGTAGAAGATGATATAGAAACTTATCAGCAAATAAGCATCGACCAGACAACGAGGGCAAAGTCGGCTTCTACTTTAGGTTCAGATATAGCTCAATGCCTGGCCAAAAGGGCTAGGTGCAGTTCCCCACTAAAAAAGGCTGGAAATTTTGACTGGGTTGATACCCCCACTGTTGATGATTGCAGAACCAGTATTATTTCCATGGAAAATACAGTAGATCGTGCTAATAATCAAGTAGATCGTGCTAATAATCAAGTGAAACACGGTGGCTGTGGATCAAGTACCAGGGCTTGGCCCATACTAGAATGCATTGATGAGGACTTGGGTACTAATTGTCTGAAGAAACCGGAACCATTTTGTGGTACTGATGATTTATACCAAGAATATGATATTGGGCCAAATACTCAGATGGCAGCTGAAGCCATGGAAGCATTGTTCAATGCTTCAACTGTCAGTTATGATGTCAAGGAGAATGAACGTCCTGAAGATTCTGttgttaaaaatatgacaaaagGAACCAAAGTTGATAAGACATGTGCAGTTCATTCACCAATTCAAAAGAGAAAGGTAAACTTCTTGCGTCACAGATCAGGAGTGGCAACAGAATACAAGCAAATCAAGGTAGATGATACAGTAAGGGAAAATGGTGAAAGTTCAGTCTCTCATACAAACACATCACAAACCAGGAAGTATACGAAACAGATGGCAGGGAAAGCAAAAAGAAACATCAGCAGTGGGATTACTCAAAGAGACATAGATCATGAGGTGTCAGAAGTAATCACAAGATCTGGTACAAATGACTCAAATATTCCTCTTTCACTAGATACAGATGCTTCAATCCATCCTAAAAGGAGGAGGACATATATATTTACCTCGGGAAGCTCAAAAATTGAGTTCATTGAAGCTATCAAGCCAACGGCACTTAGAGCCAAAACTACAGAAGTAAAACAGCTTTCAACAGCTAACACAGTAAGCGTATCTGATCAAGATACCACAAGTGGCTTGAGAATGAGTCAACATTCTTCTTTTGCTGATCATGAAGCATCAGCAGGTAGTTCATACTTCAATCCACTTGCAGAAACTTTTACTGTAGGGCTTGAAAAACAGTCAATACCTGAGAAGAAGGGTCATGACTCTAGTATGATGCCCAGTGTACCGCTGAGAGAGCTAAATGGTGCAGGGCCCCAAGCTAGGACACGTACATCAGAAACACTGAAGAGAGTCCTGAAATCACCAGGTTCCAGAGAACTTGCTAACCTCTTTAGAAATGAAGTATCTCCAGTATTGCAATCTAGCAGGCGTAGGAGAAAGCATATGTCCACAGTCCGTGTACTACTTAGCCAAAGTATGGGCAATGAAACCCTCAACGATCAAACAAAG ATTTTGATACATTTTGGATTATCAGTGGCAACAACTATTTCAGAGGCTACACACTTTGTTGCTGAAAAGTTTGCGCGCACAAGGAACATGCTAGAGGCAATAGCTATGGGCATACCTGTAGTCACACCGGCATGGCTTGAATGCTGCAGGGAAGCTAGGAGTTTCGTTGATGAGAAAAGATACATTCTGAGGGATATAAAGAAGGAAAAGGAGCTAGGCTTTAGCATGCCTGTCTCACTAAGCCGAGCTTGCAAAAAACCTTTGTTAGAG GGTAGAAGAGTGCTAATCACACCAAATGCTAAACCTAGCAAGGAGCTTTTGAAAAGTTTAGTAGTGACTGCTCATGGCAAG GTGTTGGAGAGAAACGCAATGTCCAAGATGAAGAATAGAAGTTTAATGGGAGCTTTTGTAATCTCTTGTGAACAAGACTACAAAATATGCGTGCCATTCATTAAGAACG GTTTTGAGGTGTTTGAATCAGAGCTTGTGCTTAATGGTATTGTCACCCAGAAGCTAGAATTTGAAAG GTATCGTCTTTTTTCAGGATAA
- the LOC127755009 gene encoding uncharacterized protein LOC127755009 isoform X2, which translates to MHMMTSASGCAKLDYLSSQEPGDESQINAIDIVDRLLVEDDIETYQQISIDQTTRAKSASTLGSDIAQCLAKRARCSSPLKKAGNFDWVDTPTVDDCRTSIISMENTVDRANNQVDRANNQVKHGGCGSSTRAWPILECIDEDLGTNCLKKPEPFCGTDDLYQEYDIGPNTQMAAEAMEALFNASTVSYDVKENERPEDSVVKNMTKGTKVDKTCAVHSPIQKRKVNFLRHRSGVATEYKQIKVDDTVRENGESSVSHTNTSQTRKYTKQMAGKAKRNISSGITQRDIDHEVSEVITRSGTNDSNIPLSLDTDASIHPKRRRTYIFTSGSSKIEFIEAIKPTALRAKTTEVKQLSTANTVSVSDQDTTSGLRMSQHSSFADHEASAGSSYFNPLAETFTVGLEKQSIPEKKGHDSSMMPSVPLRELNGAGPQARTRTSETLKRVLKSPGSRELANLFRNEVSPVLQSSRRRRKHMSTVRVLLSQSMGNETLNDQTKILIHFGLSVATTISEATHFVAEKFARTRNMLEAIAMGIPVVTPAWLECCREARSFVDEKRYILRDIKKEKELGFSMPVSLSRACKKPLLEGRRVLITPNAKPSKELLKSLVVTAHGKILDGTCFCNSMNFPAA; encoded by the exons ATGCACATGATGACTTCTGCAAGCGGATGTGCAAAGTTGGATTACCTTAGTTCGCAGGAGCCTGGTGATGAATCACAGATCAACGCTATTGACATTGTGGATAGGCTGCTAGTAGAAGATGATATAGAAACTTATCAGCAAATAAGCATCGACCAGACAACGAGGGCAAAGTCGGCTTCTACTTTAGGTTCAGATATAGCTCAATGCCTGGCCAAAAGGGCTAGGTGCAGTTCCCCACTAAAAAAGGCTGGAAATTTTGACTGGGTTGATACCCCCACTGTTGATGATTGCAGAACCAGTATTATTTCCATGGAAAATACAGTAGATCGTGCTAATAATCAAGTAGATCGTGCTAATAATCAAGTGAAACACGGTGGCTGTGGATCAAGTACCAGGGCTTGGCCCATACTAGAATGCATTGATGAGGACTTGGGTACTAATTGTCTGAAGAAACCGGAACCATTTTGTGGTACTGATGATTTATACCAAGAATATGATATTGGGCCAAATACTCAGATGGCAGCTGAAGCCATGGAAGCATTGTTCAATGCTTCAACTGTCAGTTATGATGTCAAGGAGAATGAACGTCCTGAAGATTCTGttgttaaaaatatgacaaaagGAACCAAAGTTGATAAGACATGTGCAGTTCATTCACCAATTCAAAAGAGAAAGGTAAACTTCTTGCGTCACAGATCAGGAGTGGCAACAGAATACAAGCAAATCAAGGTAGATGATACAGTAAGGGAAAATGGTGAAAGTTCAGTCTCTCATACAAACACATCACAAACCAGGAAGTATACGAAACAGATGGCAGGGAAAGCAAAAAGAAACATCAGCAGTGGGATTACTCAAAGAGACATAGATCATGAGGTGTCAGAAGTAATCACAAGATCTGGTACAAATGACTCAAATATTCCTCTTTCACTAGATACAGATGCTTCAATCCATCCTAAAAGGAGGAGGACATATATATTTACCTCGGGAAGCTCAAAAATTGAGTTCATTGAAGCTATCAAGCCAACGGCACTTAGAGCCAAAACTACAGAAGTAAAACAGCTTTCAACAGCTAACACAGTAAGCGTATCTGATCAAGATACCACAAGTGGCTTGAGAATGAGTCAACATTCTTCTTTTGCTGATCATGAAGCATCAGCAGGTAGTTCATACTTCAATCCACTTGCAGAAACTTTTACTGTAGGGCTTGAAAAACAGTCAATACCTGAGAAGAAGGGTCATGACTCTAGTATGATGCCCAGTGTACCGCTGAGAGAGCTAAATGGTGCAGGGCCCCAAGCTAGGACACGTACATCAGAAACACTGAAGAGAGTCCTGAAATCACCAGGTTCCAGAGAACTTGCTAACCTCTTTAGAAATGAAGTATCTCCAGTATTGCAATCTAGCAGGCGTAGGAGAAAGCATATGTCCACAGTCCGTGTACTACTTAGCCAAAGTATGGGCAATGAAACCCTCAACGATCAAACAAAG ATTTTGATACATTTTGGATTATCAGTGGCAACAACTATTTCAGAGGCTACACACTTTGTTGCTGAAAAGTTTGCGCGCACAAGGAACATGCTAGAGGCAATAGCTATGGGCATACCTGTAGTCACACCGGCATGGCTTGAATGCTGCAGGGAAGCTAGGAGTTTCGTTGATGAGAAAAGATACATTCTGAGGGATATAAAGAAGGAAAAGGAGCTAGGCTTTAGCATGCCTGTCTCACTAAGCCGAGCTTGCAAAAAACCTTTGTTAGAG GGTAGAAGAGTGCTAATCACACCAAATGCTAAACCTAGCAAGGAGCTTTTGAAAAGTTTAGTAGTGACTGCTCATGGCAAG ATTTTAGATGGTACTTGTTTCTGCAACAGTATGAACTTTCCAGCTGCTTAG
- the LOC127755083 gene encoding early nodulin-20: MSLVAYDASSDEEDAGGEPPAAAAASPAPVPSSFGPRPRPPSPSTSVGAAPQPPPHSQNISSTSSSNISLPTPSLDLPDVADLFSSPSLPSRGSTSMMDSTSRKRESNGSAFQDPRSKFPRVQSGQSRGARIAAGNTLVPPQLSGRSNVVTEDMTKLFVARRKE, translated from the exons ATGTCGCTGGTCGCCTACGACGCCTCGTCCGACGAGgaagacgccggcggcgagccgccggccgccgcggcggcctctcCCGCTCCCGTCCCCTCATCCTTCGGACCTCGGCCGaggcctccctctccctcgacgTCGGTCGGCGCCGCTCCTCAGCCTCCGCCCCACAGCCA GAATATTTCTTCCACTAGTTCAAGTAATATCTCCCTGCCCACACCGTCACTAGACCTTCCAGATGTTGCAGATCTGTTTTCTTCCCCTTCTCTGCCCTCTAGAGGATCTACTTCTATGATGGACAGCACATCAAGGAAACGAGAATCAAATGGATCTGCATTTCAAGACCCACGCAGTAAATTTCCAAGGGTTCAATCGGGACAATCTCGTGGTGCCAGGATCGCTGCTGGGAACACGTTAGTTCCACCACAGCTTAGTGGAAG gAGCAACGTTGTCACTGAAGATATGACCAAGTTGTTTGTGGCTAGACGCAAAGAGTAG
- the LOC127755063 gene encoding eukaryotic peptide chain release factor subunit 1-3-like: MADSHETDKNIEIWKVKKLIKGLDAARGNGTSMISLIMPPRDQVSRVTKMLGDEYGTASNIKSRVNRQSVLAAITSAQQRLKLYNRVPPNGLVLYTGTIVTDEGKEKKVTVDFEPFRPINASLYLCDNKFHTEALNELLESDDKFGFIIMDGNGTLFGTLSGNSREVLHKFSVDLPKKHGRGGQSALRFARLRMEKRHNYVRKTAELATQFFINPATSQPNVSGLIIAGSADFKTELSQSDMFDQRLQAKILKVVDVSYGGENGFNQAIEISAEELSNVKFIQEKKLIGKYFEEISQDTGKYVFSVDDTMSALEMGAVETLIVWENLDINRYVLKNSVTGETTVKHLNKAQETDQSNFRDKATSAELEVIEKTLLLEWFAENYRQFGCSLEFVTNKSQEGSQFVRGFGGIGGILRYQVEINAYEDLSDEEYDEDYE; this comes from the coding sequence ATGGCTGACAGCCATGAAACTGACAAGAACATTGAGATCTGGAAGGTCAAGAAGTTGATTAAAGGACTTGATGCTGCACGCGGAAATGGGACGAGCATGATATCACTGATCATGCCACCTCGTGATCAGGTCTCTCGAGTCACCAAGATGTTGGGTGATGAATACGGAACTGCCTCAAACATCAAGAGCAGAGTCAACAGGCAATCTGTTTTGGCTGCTATCACATCTGCTCAACAAAGGTTGAAGCTGTACAACCGAGTTCCCCCCAATGGATTAGTGCTTTACACTGGAACCATTGTCACAGATGAGGGCAAAGAAAAGAAAGTCACCGTTGACTTTGAGCCGTTCAGGCCAATCAATGCTTCCTTGTACCTTTGTGACAACAAGTTTCACACCGAAGCGTTGAATGAGCTGTTGGAATCTGATGACAAGTTTGGCTTCATCATCATGGATGGCAACGGGACGCTGTTCGGAACACTCAGTGGCAACTCAAGAGAAGTTCTTCATAAGTTTTCTGTTGATCTCCCCAAGAAACATGGACGAGGAGGGCAGTCAGCACTTCGCTTTGCCCGCCTACGCATGGAGAAACGCCACAACTATGTGCGCAAGACAGCTGAGCTTGCTACCCAATTCTTCATCAACCCTGCCACCAGCCAGCCAAATGTTTCTGGGCTCATTATAGCTGGTTCTGCTGACTTTAAGACTGAATTGAGTCAATCTGACATGTTTGATCAGCGTCTACAAGCCAAGATACTCAAGGTGGTTGACGTTTCTTATGGTGGGGAGAATGGCTTTAACCAGGCTATTGAGATATCTGCTGAAGAGCTTTCAAATGTCAAGTTCATTCAagaaaagaagttgattgggaaGTATTTTGAAGAGATTAGCCAAGACACTGGGAAGTATGTTTTTAGTGTGGATGATACGATGTCAGCACTTGAAATGGGCGCAGTTGAGACACTGATTGTGTGGGAAAATCTTGATATCAACCGatatgttttgaaaaattctGTCACTGGAGAAACTACGGTAAAGCACCTCAACAAGGCACAGGAGACAGATCAGAGCAACTTCCGAGATAAGGCGACTTCTGCAGAACTGGAGGTAATAGAAAAGACCTTGTTGCTCGAGTGGTTTGCAGAAAATTACCGGCAATTTGGTTGCAGCCTAGAGTTTGTCACGAACAAGTCGCAGGAAGGTTCTCAGTTTGTCAGGGGCTTTGGTGGGATAGGGGGGATTCTCCGCTATCAGGTTGAGATTAATGCTTACGAAGACTTGTCTGATGAGGAGTACGATGAAGACTACGAATAG
- the LOC127755053 gene encoding probable glycerol-3-phosphate dehydrogenase [NAD(+)] 1, cytosolic codes for MVGSVHVNGSVNGGNGTEERLDELRRLLGKSDGDLLKIVGIGAGAWGSVFAALLQDAYGRFREKVQIRIWRRAGRSVDRTTAEHLFEVINSREDVLRRLIRRCAYLKYVEARLGDRTLYADEILRDGFCLNMIDTPLCPLKVVTNLQEAVWDADIVVNGLPSTETREVFEEISKYWKERISVPVIISLAKGIEASLDPIPRIITPTQMISSATGVPTENILYLGGPNIASEIYNKEYANARICGSNKWRKPLAKFLRQPHFIVWDNSDLVTHEVMGGLKNVYAIGAGMVAALTNESATSKSVYFAHCTSEMIFITHLLTEQPEKLAGPLLADTYVTLLKGRNAWYGQMLAKGELSPDMGDSIKGKGMIQGISAVGAFFELLSQPSLSVQHPEENKQVAPAELCPILKRLYRILIKRELSTRDILQALRDETMNDPRERIEMAQSHAFYRPSLLGKP; via the exons ATGGTCGGGAGCGTGCACGTGAATGGATCGGTGAACGGCGGCAATGGCACCGAGGAGAGGCTCGACGAGCTGCGCCGCCTGCTCGGCAAGTCCGACGGCGACTTGCTGAAGATCGTCGGCATTGGCGCCGGCGCGTGGGGCAGCGTCTTCGCCGCCCTGCTGCAGGACGCCTACGGCCGTTTCCGGGAGAAGGTTCAGATACGGATATGGCGCCGGGCGGGGCGGTCGGTGGACCGGACCACCGCGGAGCATCTGTTCGAGGTGATCAACTCGAGGGAGGACGTGCTGAGGCGGCTCATCCGCCGCTGCGCCTACCTCAAGTACGTCGAGGCGCGCCTCGGCGACAGGACATTGTACGCCGATGAGATACTGAGGGACGGCTTCTGCCTGAACATGATCGACACGCCACTCTGCCCTCTCAAGGTGGTCACCAACCTGCAGGAAGCTGTCTGGGATGCTGACATTGTGGTGAACGGCCTTCCATCCACCGAGACGAGGGAGGTGTTCGAGGAGATCAGCAAGTACTGGAAGGAGCGGATCAGCGTTCCGGTGATAATCTCGCTCGCAAAGGGGATAGAAGCATCCTTGGACCCAATTCCTCGTATCATTACGCCCACGCAGATGATTAGTTCTGCAA CTGGAGTTCCAACTGAGAATATACTATATCTTGGAGGCCCAAACATTGCCTCAGAGATTTATAACAAAGAATATGCAAATGCTCGAATCTGTGGGTCCAACAAGTGGAGGAAACCTCTCGCTAAGTTTCTGAGACAACCACATTTCATTGTCTGGGATAACAGTGATCTTGTTACACATGAGGTGATGGGTGGTTTGAAGAATGTCTATGCCATCGGTGCTG GAATGGTTGCAGCTTTAACTAATGAGAGTGCAACAAGCAAGTCGGTGTATTTTGCTCATTGCACGTCAGAGATGATATTCATTACTCATTTGCTCACAGAACAACCTGAGAAACTTGCTGGCCCTCTGCTGGCTGATACTTATGTTACTCTCCTGAAAGGTCGCAATGCGTGGTATGGGCAAATGCTAGCGAAGGGAGAACTGAGCCCTGACATGGGCGACAGCATCAAGGGGAAGGGGATGATTCAG GGTATCTCTGCTGTTGGTGCATTTTTTGAGCTTCTCAGTCAACCCAGCTTAAGTGTGCAACACCCAGAGGAAAATAAGCAAGTTGCACCTGCTGAACTGTGCCCGATCTTGAAGAGGCTTTATAGAATACTAATAAAAAG GGAGCTCTCGACAAGAGATATTCTGCAAGCCCTGAGAGATGAAACCATGAATGATCCTCGTGAAAGGATTGAGATGGCGCAAAGCCATGCATTCTACCGCCCATCTCTCCTAGGAAAACCATGA